Genomic segment of Magnetococcales bacterium:
GGGGAGTCGTGGGGGTGGTGCTTGTCAAAACCGGTTTTCCCTTCCTCCCCTGGATGCTTCGCCATCCAGGGGTCGTTGGCAAGTTGGCCGGACATGTCAGCAAGGTCATGGTGGCTTTGCGCGTAGGTGGACGGAACTTGCGCATCCTGTGGGTTTCTACCTGCATTGATATTGGTTTTGTTTTATGGAGCAGCTTGATTTTTCTCCTCGTCGGGCGTGCCTTTGGCATGGAGATCCCTTGGAGTTTGTTCATGGTGGGGTCTCCAGCCATCATGGTGACTGCCCTTCTTCCCATCAGCATCCAGGGTCGGGGGCCTGCCGAACTGGTCGCTCTCTATTTTTGGCATAAAATCGGTGGCGCCAGTACGGAACAGGTGGTTCTCGTCTCCCTCGGGGTGTTGGCGATCAACATGTTGCACTGTCTGCTGGCTGGTCTGCTGGTTCTTTGGCGTGCGCGGCAGCTTCCCTTGCCAAAATTGCCAGCAGGCATGACGAAGTCCTAAAAAAAGGGTAACTATTCAGCACCCTTTCAAAAAAAGCCTGGATATGAAAGCCTTTGTCAGGGCTTCGCCCCGAACCCCACCAGGACTCTGTCCTGGACCTGCCAGGGAGCCAGCCCCCTGGACCCCGATTCGTGGTCGGGTGCTGAATAGTTACAAAAAAGGGATGGAGGTCCAGGAGAAAGGGCTGCGCCCTTCCTCCTGGTGGGGCTTGGGGCGAAGCCCCAAAAAAAGATGGTTAAAAAATTGGGCTAAGCTCTTTTTTGTAAAAAGCGAAAAGAGGTCTGCGGAAAAGTGGAGCTTGCAAAATATTGAACAGATCAAAAAATAAAATCAACGGTTTAACCATACAAAGAGAAAATTTTCTAAAATATCTGAAATTTTCCGGTTGCACTCCCACTCTACACTGGCTAGACTTTTGCTAAGCGTAGAGCTGTATGCCAACCAAAGCCGTCGTTTCGGACAAGCGCGCATACGAGTGGGCAATTGATTTAATACCTCTCTGGGATGCGTGACTCCAGTCAGGGTTCGGGTACCTCAGAAATGAGGGAGGTTCGCCTGGGTGGGCCATTCTTGGTAGGCCAAGGAGTCCGAGTCGTGAGTCAAGCCTTGTGTTAGTAGCTTCTTTGCGCATGTCGCAAAGTGCTAGGGGAGATGGGGCGGGGCCGGATTTTGACGGGGGCGTGTTGGTGGGTCGCAAGTGATATTACGAATGGCGGAAGGAGTTCCTTCCGCCTTTTTAGTTGGTAGCCGCACACCATGAGGCGGTTCCTGCTTCGGTTTTCCAACGTATCAGGTCGGAAGGGTAGATGTTGGCGTAGGGCTTGGTACCGTCCGGCTGTTTCACGACCCTTTCTCTCTCCAAACAAAAATATTGGTTCCGACCGTCAGGCTTGGCCAAATCAAAGTGAAATCGGCTGTCATACCTGAGTCCAAAGCGAAACATGGCGTTGAGACGGTGATGTGGTGCCAATTTTTCCAGATCAGGGACGGGATGTGATTCCGGGGCGGACTCTGGCCTGAAGATTCCCTTCAGATCATCAATAAAGCCTTTCTGTTCCGGGGCGAAACGTGGCATGTTTTTCAAAACTGGCGCTACTCCC
This window contains:
- a CDS encoding flippase-like domain-containing protein — its product is MIPVVILAAIVSQMQWQQLRTLLGQAEYHLIMVAFVLQLAPIFLQGWRWQVLLKSDANPWPWAWVQFIHLEAGFFDAFVPGRVGSDIYRLALIPAGLRHHAAASLLLMRLQGLVINFAAFVIAALFWFGADVQQHKTLFGLVGITTLIGGVVGVVLVKTGFPFLPWMLRHPGVVGKLAGHVSKVMVALRVGGRNLRILWVSTCIDIGFVLWSSLIFLLVGRAFGMEIPWSLFMVGSPAIMVTALLPISIQGRGPAELVALYFWHKIGGASTEQVVLVSLGVLAINMLHCLLAGLLVLWRARQLPLPKLPAGMTKS